The Candidatus Thioglobus sp. DNA window AACACTTCACATTTGGGCTTGATTCTATTTTCAGCAGGTTTTAGCACCTCAATTACATCAGCTTCTTCAAACTTTGCACGAGAAAAGGTGCGGTCTGCCCGCACTGTTTCACCGGGCAAGGCACCACTCACAAAGATAACTTTTTCTTCCAAATGTGCAATGCCTCGACCTTCATGTGACAATGATTCAATGTCTAATTCGTAAGTTTTGGCCTTTGGCTTTCTTCTTCTACCCATGATGCTCTTTGGCTAATTAATTGGTCTGATTATCCAATAATTCCACCCAATGTTTAACGGGAATTTCACTGTCTTTTTGTAAATGCATTAAACAGCCAATATTTGCCGTTACAATCATCTCTGGATTGGAAGCTTTAAGATTATTGATTTTATTAGTCTTAAGCCGTTTTGAAAGATCCGGCTGGAAAATTGAATACGTGCCTGCCGAGCCACAACATAAGTGAGAATCTTTAACGGCAGCTGGCGAATAGCCCAGAGAGTCTAGAATTGAATTCACCAGTCCTGCTAATTTTTGACCATGTTGGAGTGTACAAGGCTCATGATATGAAATATTGGCTTGCTCCAATTTAAGCTTAGACAAATCTTTATCAATTAAAAACTCAGCAATATCTTGGGTTTTGTTAGAGATTTCTTGTGCTTTTTGATAGTAATCATCTCCCTGTGAAAATATAGAAGCATAGTCTTTCACCATTAGTCCGCAACCACTAGCACTAGAAATAATCGTATCGACATCAAACTCTAGCCACGTATCAATATTCGATTTAATTTTGATCAGTGCATCATGTTCAGCGCTAAGATGTTGATCTACTGCACCACAACATTGTTTTTGTGGGGTTTCAATAGCCTCAAAACCCAATTTTGCCAAAATATTCTTAATGCTATGATTGATATTAGGCGCAAGAACAGGCTGCACACAGCCTCCTAATAGTAAAACTTTTTTACTATTAGAGATTGGCTTAACAGCTTTGCCTTGTTTTTTTGAATGTCTAGAAATATACCCAATTGGATTAAAAAGAACTGGCGTGGTTAATAGTTTACGTATTGAATAACGCATCGCCTTTTGCCATACTGGTCGTTTTTGTTCAACAAATTCTCTGCCGATATCGATCAATTTCCCATATTTAACGCCTGAGGGGCAGGTAGTTTCACAAGCTCTACAAGTAAGGCAACGATCTAAGTGCTTAATACTTTCACCAGAAAAATGATTTTTCTCAAGAGAAGATTTGATCAGATAAATACGTCCACGTGGAGAGTCGAGCTCTGAACCAAGTAATTGATATGTAGGGCAAGTAGCCAAGCAG harbors:
- the glcF gene encoding glycolate oxidase subunit GlcF, with amino-acid sequence MQTNQIANFKANEIIRKCVHCGFCLATCPTYQLLGSELDSPRGRIYLIKSSLEKNHFSGESIKHLDRCLTCRACETTCPSGVKYGKLIDIGREFVEQKRPVWQKAMRYSIRKLLTTPVLFNPIGYISRHSKKQGKAVKPISNSKKVLLLGGCVQPVLAPNINHSIKNILAKLGFEAIETPQKQCCGAVDQHLSAEHDALIKIKSNIDTWLEFDVDTIISSASGCGLMVKDYASIFSQGDDYYQKAQEISNKTQDIAEFLIDKDLSKLKLEQANISYHEPCTLQHGQKLAGLVNSILDSLGYSPAAVKDSHLCCGSAGTYSIFQPDLSKRLKTNKINNLKASNPEMIVTANIGCLMHLQKDSEIPVKHWVELLDNQTN